From the uncultured Trichococcus sp. genome, one window contains:
- a CDS encoding MFS transporter — MTLRHYLSFFSAAFLIMAMYIAGNAIGFFVEPITTELGFTRSAFSLYISLSTLTGVFVLPLIGQFLPKFGAKRLLIGGGLWVSLGFVWLAFATRLWQFYLGGIFLGLFMMPITMFLAILLINNWFTAKKGLMMGLLNASGGLAGAIVSVIMPTFLDNFGWRMGYFLIAGLFALLTVPNGLFLLVENPGTIGMNAYGAELSAQNESDEPTHDLSVPYEDAKKMKPFYILFIGIFLSAFGGGMMQHLPAHFSGMNFTSGQVGTLFSLVMTGMIIANISVGAINDKIDSTITLTVVVVCMVIALFFLATTRSFLALSVVMFILAFGLGGPAVLTPLVVSEVFGVGDYPRIWSILGMAPSIGMSISGPLWGAVYDVTGSYAIGMFSMMGLAITYGFCYLFALKRGPLKRPLNVTGI, encoded by the coding sequence ATGACCTTACGCCACTATTTATCCTTTTTTTCTGCGGCCTTTTTGATCATGGCCATGTACATTGCCGGAAATGCGATCGGATTCTTCGTCGAGCCCATCACCACGGAATTAGGATTCACGCGCAGTGCCTTTTCGCTTTACATCAGCCTGTCGACTTTGACCGGCGTTTTCGTACTTCCCCTGATCGGGCAATTTCTCCCTAAATTTGGCGCAAAGCGCTTGCTGATTGGAGGAGGCCTCTGGGTTTCGCTTGGATTTGTTTGGTTGGCATTCGCCACCCGTTTATGGCAATTTTATTTGGGCGGTATTTTCCTCGGGTTGTTCATGATGCCGATCACCATGTTTCTGGCAATTTTACTGATCAACAATTGGTTCACTGCCAAAAAAGGATTGATGATGGGCTTATTGAATGCCTCCGGAGGACTTGCAGGAGCCATCGTCTCGGTGATCATGCCGACATTTCTGGATAACTTCGGTTGGCGCATGGGCTACTTTTTGATTGCTGGACTTTTCGCGCTTTTGACTGTTCCGAACGGTCTCTTTTTGCTTGTTGAAAATCCCGGCACTATCGGCATGAACGCGTATGGAGCTGAACTGTCCGCCCAAAACGAAAGCGATGAACCTACACATGATTTGTCCGTCCCTTATGAAGATGCCAAAAAGATGAAACCGTTTTATATCCTATTCATAGGAATTTTCCTTTCCGCTTTCGGAGGCGGGATGATGCAACATTTGCCGGCACACTTCAGCGGAATGAATTTCACATCCGGACAGGTCGGCACGCTATTCTCGCTCGTCATGACCGGCATGATCATTGCCAACATTTCGGTCGGGGCCATCAATGACAAAATCGATTCCACCATCACCCTTACGGTTGTTGTCGTCTGCATGGTGATCGCCTTGTTCTTCCTTGCGACCACCCGCTCTTTCTTGGCGTTATCGGTCGTCATGTTCATCCTTGCGTTCGGACTCGGAGGGCCAGCGGTGTTGACCCCATTGGTCGTGAGCGAAGTCTTCGGTGTCGGTGATTACCCGCGTATCTGGTCCATCCTTGGGATGGCGCCTTCCATCGGCATGTCCATCTCCGGTCCGCTTTGGGGAGCCGTTTATGACGTGACCGGATCTTATGCAATCGGCATGTTTTCGATGATGGGACTGGCCATCACTTACGGCTTCTGTTATCTTTTTGCACTGAAAAGAGGCCCGTTAAAACGGCCGCTGAACGTAACCGGAATCTAA
- a CDS encoding TetR/AcrR family transcriptional regulator has protein sequence MNPNKQSQDKRVLATKKNLLHALITMLEEKSIEEVTVRELTQRAKVNRGTFYLHYADKHDLLEKNIDALILELQDRGKAITKTALSGATETEFRQKTVEAFTDIFSYIKENERFFSVLFNGRSSYSFPLKFNTYLRGRLEEQLQSKKNVIPYEHWITAVSFAYQGMIYSWVTNGMKDSPERMGEYGYYFISQSVVEITRGT, from the coding sequence ATGAATCCTAATAAACAATCGCAAGATAAGCGCGTCTTAGCCACAAAGAAAAACCTTTTGCATGCATTGATAACAATGCTGGAAGAAAAATCGATCGAAGAAGTGACGGTGAGGGAACTTACCCAGCGTGCAAAAGTGAATCGGGGAACGTTTTACCTGCATTATGCAGATAAGCATGATCTGCTGGAGAAAAATATCGATGCGCTGATCCTGGAACTCCAGGACAGAGGGAAAGCCATCACAAAAACGGCTCTGTCCGGTGCAACGGAAACGGAATTCAGGCAAAAGACGGTGGAGGCGTTCACGGATATCTTCAGCTACATCAAAGAAAATGAACGCTTCTTCAGTGTTCTTTTCAACGGGAGAAGCAGCTATTCCTTTCCGCTCAAATTCAATACCTACTTGAGGGGACGGTTGGAGGAACAGCTCCAGTCGAAAAAAAACGTCATTCCTTATGAACACTGGATTACCGCCGTTTCCTTCGCCTATCAAGGGATGATCTACTCCTGGGTGACGAACGGCATGAAAGACTCGCCGGAACGCATGGGAGAGTATGGGTATTATTTCATTTCCCAAAGTGTAGTGGAGATAACCAGAGGAACGTGA
- a CDS encoding Gfo/Idh/MocA family oxidoreductase, whose protein sequence is MLTIGYIGNGKSTNRYHLPFSLSRTNIKVKTIYSRNPEKSDWERIEGVHYTGNIADVLEDDDIQLVVICTHTNSHYEFAKQALDHGKNVLVEKPFMATSEEAAAIFAYAKEKGLLVQCYQNRRYDSDFLTTQKVIESGKLGDLLEVEIAIDYYRPEIPLSIDSFTKDTSYLYGIGSHTIDQVLSYFGKPEKIHYDVRQLLGPGRMNDYFDLDFHYQNLKVSIKSSFFRLKERPSFVAYGKKGIFVKQTRDRQEEHLKLFHMPNNPDFGIDLPEHYGVLTYMDDEGVYHEEKVVSERGDYARVYDDLYNAIVNGAEKVTKDEETLLQMEIIETGIADMV, encoded by the coding sequence ATGCTGACAATCGGATACATCGGAAACGGAAAGAGCACGAACCGTTATCATCTGCCGTTTTCTTTATCAAGAACCAACATCAAAGTAAAAACGATCTATAGCCGGAATCCGGAGAAAAGCGATTGGGAAAGAATCGAAGGCGTCCACTACACGGGGAATATCGCGGATGTTCTGGAGGACGATGATATCCAGTTGGTGGTCATCTGCACACACACGAATTCCCACTACGAGTTCGCCAAACAAGCGTTGGACCACGGCAAAAATGTGCTGGTCGAAAAACCGTTCATGGCAACTTCCGAAGAAGCGGCCGCCATTTTTGCCTACGCAAAAGAAAAGGGCTTGCTGGTCCAGTGTTACCAGAACAGACGCTACGATTCGGACTTCCTGACGACGCAGAAAGTAATCGAAAGCGGCAAATTAGGCGATCTGTTGGAAGTCGAGATAGCCATCGATTACTATCGTCCGGAAATCCCCTTGTCGATCGACAGTTTCACCAAGGATACCAGCTACCTGTACGGAATCGGCAGCCATACCATCGATCAGGTCCTTTCCTATTTCGGCAAGCCTGAAAAAATCCATTATGATGTACGGCAATTGTTGGGGCCGGGCCGGATGAACGATTACTTCGATTTGGATTTCCATTATCAGAATCTGAAAGTTTCCATCAAATCCAGCTTCTTCAGGCTGAAAGAGCGTCCAAGTTTTGTCGCTTACGGAAAAAAGGGCATATTCGTGAAACAGACCCGGGACCGCCAAGAAGAGCATCTGAAGCTGTTCCACATGCCGAACAATCCCGATTTCGGGATCGACCTGCCGGAACATTACGGGGTTCTGACATACATGGATGATGAAGGCGTTTACCACGAAGAAAAAGTGGTCTCCGAAAGAGGCGATTACGCCAGAGTCTACGACGATCTGTACAATGCAATCGTGAACGGTGCGGAAAAAGTCACCAAGGACGAGGAGACCCTGCTGCAGATGGAAATCATCGAAACAGGGATAGCGGATATGGTCTGA
- a CDS encoding MalY/PatB family protein has translation MNYDFETPVNRSNTGSEKWAAMYRSNPNVEKDVYPFSVADLDIKTAPEIVKGLQEYIETAVMGYDLPTEDYYRAIINWMGNRHAWEIKKEWIICTPGIIAAFYSAIRAYTEPGDGVLYMGPVYYPFMKSIKNTKRRLINNSLVRNGDRYEIDFEGLAEKAKNPNTKLMLFSNPHNPVGRVWTKAELEKVVDICAANDVLILADEIHHDLIMPGHVFTPMAAISEAAANMCITATAASKSFNIAGLRNSNVIISNPKLHTAFKMDMEMTGIGGGTNVIGLKATEIAYTAAEDWLEEFKALIWHNHETLKDFLAKELPEVTVFNLEGTYLQWMDFSAFGLSHKQLEEITEQEAQVFLDEGYIFGDEGRGYERISLGAPTKTLMEAMERLVSVMQKYRKQNQ, from the coding sequence ATGAACTATGATTTCGAAACGCCCGTCAACCGGAGCAACACAGGATCCGAAAAATGGGCAGCCATGTACAGAAGCAATCCGAATGTGGAAAAGGACGTTTATCCTTTTTCTGTAGCGGATTTGGACATAAAGACAGCACCGGAGATCGTCAAGGGACTGCAGGAGTACATCGAAACGGCCGTAATGGGCTATGATCTGCCGACCGAAGACTATTACCGCGCAATCATCAATTGGATGGGGAACCGCCATGCTTGGGAAATCAAGAAGGAATGGATCATCTGCACACCTGGCATCATTGCGGCGTTCTATTCCGCTATCCGGGCATACACCGAACCGGGCGACGGCGTCCTTTACATGGGGCCGGTCTATTACCCGTTCATGAAATCGATCAAGAACACGAAACGCAGGCTCATCAACAATTCATTGGTCCGCAACGGCGACCGCTACGAAATCGATTTTGAGGGTTTGGCCGAGAAAGCCAAAAATCCGAACACAAAGCTGATGCTCTTCAGCAATCCGCATAATCCGGTCGGCCGCGTCTGGACCAAAGCGGAACTGGAGAAAGTGGTCGACATCTGCGCCGCCAATGATGTTTTGATTTTGGCGGATGAAATCCACCACGATCTGATCATGCCCGGTCATGTCTTCACACCGATGGCAGCCATATCCGAAGCGGCAGCGAACATGTGCATCACCGCAACCGCCGCCAGCAAGTCCTTCAATATTGCGGGCCTGCGCAATTCCAACGTCATCATTTCGAATCCGAAGCTCCACACAGCTTTCAAGATGGATATGGAAATGACCGGCATCGGCGGAGGGACCAACGTCATCGGGTTGAAGGCGACAGAGATCGCCTATACAGCAGCCGAGGACTGGTTGGAAGAGTTCAAAGCTTTGATTTGGCACAACCATGAGACTTTGAAGGATTTCTTGGCGAAGGAACTGCCGGAAGTGACCGTCTTCAATCTGGAAGGGACTTATCTGCAATGGATGGATTTCAGTGCCTTCGGTTTGTCGCACAAGCAGTTGGAAGAAATCACGGAGCAAGAGGCGCAAGTATTCCTGGATGAAGGCTACATATTCGGGGACGAGGGCCGCGGATACGAAAGAATCAGCCTAGGCGCCCCTACGAAAACGCTGATGGAAGCGATGGAGCGCCTAGTCTCAGTCATGCAAAAATACCGGAAACAAAATCAATAG
- a CDS encoding ROK family transcriptional regulator, whose translation MIVNRNTIREQNETIVLTAIINHPNTSRAAISHDSGLNKATVSEIVKKLLKEKLVVELGIGQSSIVGGRKPVLLKVNANGGYAMSLTITQTKISSLVCNLQGRIVAQYDLVRKVEASNIIDSIEEVVLHHRKSLTKTPFRFVGIVVSIDGFVHEDEIVASTNKMLEHLTAKHLESDAIDCPIYLENQNNLAVIAEAVFAHSPGNIISIDLDEGIGSGILFQNRLFRSKHSLAGNLGHTILYPFGKDCDCGKQGCLNQYCSTAALVAEIKDIKKDSSLQLADLIALYKSGDAEAKSVVDHLVLHMSIAISNVVSLLDPEKVYLNGELFRSLPECVTAIQTELNKKSGQYVPVSLSTLGENGALLGGIALALQHFFQVPQLQLHFED comes from the coding sequence ATGATCGTCAACCGCAACACAATCAGGGAACAAAATGAGACCATCGTTTTGACAGCAATCATCAATCATCCCAATACTTCACGAGCGGCCATCTCTCATGATTCCGGACTCAATAAGGCAACCGTATCAGAAATTGTCAAAAAACTGCTTAAGGAAAAACTTGTCGTCGAGCTCGGTATAGGTCAAAGTTCCATCGTTGGCGGGAGAAAACCGGTGTTGTTGAAGGTGAACGCGAATGGCGGATACGCGATGAGTTTGACCATTACACAAACAAAGATTTCTTCTCTCGTCTGCAATCTTCAAGGCCGAATCGTCGCCCAGTATGATTTGGTCAGAAAAGTGGAAGCCAGCAATATCATCGACAGCATCGAGGAAGTGGTTCTTCACCACAGGAAGAGCCTCACTAAGACGCCATTCCGCTTCGTTGGTATTGTAGTGTCCATTGACGGCTTTGTACATGAAGATGAGATAGTAGCATCAACTAACAAAATGTTGGAGCATCTGACCGCCAAACATCTGGAGAGCGACGCCATCGACTGCCCGATCTATCTGGAAAACCAGAACAATCTGGCGGTGATTGCCGAAGCGGTATTCGCCCACTCTCCGGGTAACATCATCAGCATCGATCTGGATGAAGGCATCGGTTCCGGAATTTTGTTTCAGAACCGATTATTCCGCAGCAAACACAGCTTGGCGGGCAATCTGGGACACACCATCCTCTACCCGTTCGGCAAAGACTGCGACTGCGGCAAACAAGGCTGCCTGAACCAATATTGTTCGACGGCTGCATTGGTCGCGGAAATCAAGGACATCAAGAAGGACTCCTCGCTTCAGCTGGCCGATCTGATTGCCTTGTACAAATCCGGCGATGCAGAAGCCAAAAGCGTAGTGGACCATCTCGTGCTGCATATGAGCATCGCGATCAGCAATGTCGTCAGCCTGCTCGATCCGGAAAAAGTCTATCTGAATGGGGAACTTTTCCGTTCGTTGCCGGAATGTGTGACAGCAATCCAAACGGAATTGAATAAAAAATCAGGCCAATACGTCCCGGTAAGTTTGTCCACGCTTGGGGAGAATGGGGCTCTTTTGGGCGGGATTGCATTGGCACTCCAGCATTTCTTCCAAGTGCCGCAACTGCAGTTGCATTTTGAAGATTGA
- a CDS encoding sulfite exporter TauE/SafE family protein, which produces MLGLNGIEWMMLSVAAIIIGFSKTGIQGATIPAVALVAVLFGGKASAGIMLPMLMLGDLIAIFQYGKQGKFSDVLKLLPAAVIGIAVGAITGNYLDDEQFKALLGIVVLICLGLLVYREVAKRVLPLPKNPIFHWMVGAVSGFSSMVGNAAGPIFNVYVLSQDLTKNKMIGTTAWFFLVMNLVKLPFHIFMWGTVTWGTLRYMLLMIPFIAFGSVLGIRFVRKINETWYKRIIMIMTAIAAIRLFI; this is translated from the coding sequence ATGTTGGGTTTGAACGGAATTGAATGGATGATGCTGAGTGTTGCGGCCATCATCATCGGTTTTTCAAAAACAGGCATACAGGGCGCGACAATTCCGGCGGTGGCGCTCGTCGCGGTCCTATTCGGCGGGAAGGCATCAGCCGGAATCATGTTGCCGATGTTGATGTTGGGGGATCTGATTGCCATATTCCAATACGGAAAACAGGGTAAATTCAGTGACGTCCTGAAATTGCTGCCTGCAGCCGTAATCGGTATCGCCGTCGGGGCCATCACGGGCAATTATCTCGATGACGAGCAATTCAAAGCCTTGTTGGGTATTGTCGTATTGATTTGCTTGGGTTTATTGGTCTACCGAGAGGTGGCCAAAAGAGTTTTGCCGCTCCCGAAGAATCCGATTTTCCACTGGATGGTCGGGGCTGTCAGCGGTTTTTCTTCGATGGTTGGGAATGCCGCAGGGCCAATATTCAACGTCTATGTGCTGTCGCAGGACCTGACCAAGAATAAAATGATCGGAACGACTGCTTGGTTCTTTCTGGTGATGAACCTCGTGAAATTGCCTTTTCATATCTTCATGTGGGGGACCGTCACTTGGGGAACGCTCCGGTACATGCTGCTGATGATTCCATTCATCGCATTCGGCAGTGTATTGGGCATCAGATTCGTCAGAAAAATCAATGAGACGTGGTACAAACGCATCATCATGATCATGACCGCGATTGCAGCGATCCGTCTCTTCATATGA
- a CDS encoding zinc metallopeptidase translates to MLYPFFDSTYILILLGIVVSMIASGFVKRTFNTYNKVKSQNGYTATDAAHFILEQSGIHDVQIERVRGDLTDHYDSRAKVLRLSDTTANSTSVAAIGVAAHEVGHAIQDQKNYIPLRLRAGLVPAANLGQTLSMPMIMIGVFAGMNQTFLNLGILFFSFSFLFQVVTLPVEFNASGRALKILSNGGILNAQEVPKARKVLVAAAMTYVAAAFMSFLQLLRLLLLFGGGSNDD, encoded by the coding sequence ATGTTGTATCCATTCTTCGATAGCACCTATATATTGATCCTCCTCGGCATCGTGGTTTCCATGATCGCTTCGGGATTCGTCAAGCGTACATTCAATACCTATAACAAAGTGAAAAGCCAAAACGGTTACACCGCTACGGATGCAGCACACTTCATCCTGGAGCAATCGGGCATCCATGATGTGCAGATCGAGCGCGTCCGCGGAGATCTGACGGACCACTATGACTCGCGCGCCAAAGTGCTGCGCCTTTCCGACACGACAGCCAACTCGACTTCGGTTGCGGCTATCGGCGTTGCTGCCCATGAAGTCGGTCACGCAATCCAGGACCAAAAAAATTACATTCCGTTGCGTTTGCGTGCCGGTTTGGTCCCGGCCGCCAATTTAGGCCAGACGCTTTCCATGCCGATGATCATGATCGGCGTGTTCGCAGGCATGAACCAGACGTTCCTCAATTTGGGGATCCTCTTCTTCTCGTTCAGCTTCCTGTTCCAAGTGGTCACATTGCCGGTCGAATTCAATGCATCCGGCCGCGCCCTGAAGATCCTGTCGAACGGCGGTATCCTGAATGCGCAAGAAGTGCCGAAAGCCCGCAAAGTTCTTGTCGCAGCAGCCATGACGTATGTCGCGGCGGCCTTCATGAGCTTCCTGCAACTGCTCCGTCTGCTGTTGCTTTTCGGCGGCGGAAGCAACGATGATTAA
- a CDS encoding DUF1576 domain-containing protein, translated as MIQKRQPTMSGAEELSERLKYGLLAGFALLMGGVAFLFNSPREIYEGNLTIMASPANLLTDYMALTNVGAALFNASLMTLQAIWIVRMADAKINGPIIAGILTIAGFAFFGKNLFNSMPISIGAFAYAKVTKVPMHKSLLAALFGTALAPLVSELSFNLGIDQPYGVFLGIGAGFVSGFLIPPLAHHFVTFTRGFSLYNIGFTCGIIGTVFISLMRNFGFEIETVNILASGYNGPFSLLLYSLFSSMFLIGLWLNGWSFKGLKRIMRHSGQLSTDYLELGGLGATLINMSLLGFLSTTYILLMGGEINGPVLGGILTVVGFGAFGKNIKNVLPILIGVTLMGRLNYQDNQSTIVLISALFGTTLAPLAGRYGNIAGIIAGAMHLTLVMNIGYLHGGVNLYNNGFSGGLVASILVPILEAFHLHRDNQRALRGAVDPADEVEIDQAN; from the coding sequence ATGATACAGAAAAGACAGCCTACTATGAGTGGCGCAGAGGAACTTTCCGAGCGATTAAAATACGGTTTACTGGCTGGCTTTGCCTTATTGATGGGCGGTGTGGCTTTCCTGTTCAACAGCCCACGGGAAATTTATGAAGGTAACCTCACCATCATGGCCTCTCCAGCTAACCTGTTGACGGATTACATGGCCTTGACGAACGTCGGAGCGGCATTGTTCAATGCTTCGCTGATGACGCTGCAGGCCATCTGGATTGTCCGGATGGCGGATGCCAAGATAAATGGCCCGATCATAGCCGGCATTTTGACGATTGCGGGCTTCGCCTTTTTTGGCAAGAATTTATTCAATTCCATGCCGATCAGTATCGGAGCCTTCGCATATGCAAAAGTCACAAAAGTGCCGATGCATAAATCATTGCTGGCCGCCCTTTTCGGGACCGCCTTGGCGCCGCTTGTCAGCGAACTCTCTTTCAATCTCGGGATCGACCAACCCTACGGTGTGTTTTTGGGGATCGGCGCCGGTTTTGTTTCCGGCTTCCTGATCCCTCCACTGGCGCATCATTTCGTTACCTTCACAAGAGGATTCAGCCTCTATAACATCGGCTTCACCTGCGGCATCATCGGAACAGTCTTCATCTCCCTGATGCGCAACTTCGGCTTCGAGATCGAAACGGTGAACATCCTTGCCAGCGGCTACAACGGGCCCTTTTCATTGCTGCTCTATTCACTTTTCAGTAGCATGTTCCTGATCGGTTTGTGGCTCAACGGATGGAGCTTCAAGGGATTGAAGCGGATCATGCGCCATTCGGGCCAACTGTCCACTGATTACCTGGAGCTTGGCGGTTTGGGTGCGACGCTCATCAACATGTCTTTGCTTGGTTTCTTGTCTACGACTTACATCCTGCTGATGGGTGGAGAAATCAACGGTCCTGTTTTGGGCGGAATCCTCACAGTCGTAGGTTTCGGTGCCTTCGGGAAAAACATCAAGAACGTCCTGCCGATCCTGATCGGGGTCACTTTGATGGGGCGGCTCAATTATCAGGATAATCAATCAACCATCGTCCTGATTTCGGCACTGTTCGGTACTACTTTGGCACCTTTGGCCGGTCGTTACGGAAACATAGCGGGCATCATTGCCGGAGCTATGCATCTGACGTTGGTCATGAATATCGGTTATCTCCATGGCGGCGTCAACCTCTACAACAACGGCTTTTCGGGCGGCCTTGTCGCTTCGATACTGGTTCCCATTCTGGAAGCCTTCCATCTTCATCGGGATAACCAACGGGCGTTGCGCGGGGCGGTCGATCCGGCTGATGAAGTCGAGATTGATCAAGCCAATTAA
- a CDS encoding GTPase yields the protein MGRGNLDLNVIQEILNKTKEEVENMHPVNILLAGKTGVGKSTLINNVFRERMAETGIGKPVTKHLRRIAKEGMPIALYDTRGLELGHPIQTEVKQEIIEAIKQSQKEGSDKALHLVYYCINAHSSRIEESEIAFMEELSALLPVLVVLTQSIGKPANELKKYIENLNLPIAGVLNVMAEPYAITDELVIPQNGLKELIERTFAVLPEETKEAFNNAQQVDIARKAKASRSWATKYIATTFGVGFTPIPFSDATVLVPMQIGMLAHITAIFGISMDKAAITSVIGAVGGTGGATYLGRYIVSNLLKLMPGAGTIVGGVISGTTAAVLTTALAMSYIEVLMVVAKGEKDGKYPDLSNIETLMREKMQERLKMGTKDQDFKEVLDNLKKSKPLKKWLKK from the coding sequence ATGGGAAGAGGCAACCTTGATTTGAATGTGATCCAGGAGATACTGAACAAGACAAAAGAAGAAGTGGAAAACATGCACCCCGTCAATATCCTGCTGGCGGGGAAGACTGGCGTCGGGAAGAGTACGCTGATCAACAATGTCTTCCGGGAACGGATGGCTGAGACCGGCATCGGGAAACCCGTCACGAAACACTTGCGTAGGATCGCGAAGGAAGGCATGCCGATCGCGTTGTACGATACGCGCGGGCTGGAATTGGGCCATCCGATCCAAACCGAGGTAAAACAGGAAATCATCGAGGCCATCAAGCAGAGCCAAAAGGAAGGGTCCGATAAGGCGCTCCATTTGGTCTACTATTGCATCAATGCGCATTCCTCGCGCATCGAGGAATCCGAGATTGCCTTCATGGAAGAACTTTCCGCTTTGCTGCCGGTGCTTGTCGTCCTGACGCAGTCGATCGGAAAGCCAGCGAACGAGCTGAAGAAGTACATCGAAAACCTGAATCTGCCGATCGCCGGTGTGCTGAACGTGATGGCGGAACCTTATGCCATCACGGATGAACTGGTGATTCCCCAGAACGGACTGAAGGAACTGATCGAGCGCACGTTTGCGGTGCTGCCGGAGGAGACGAAAGAGGCTTTTAACAACGCCCAACAGGTGGACATCGCGCGTAAAGCGAAAGCATCCCGAAGTTGGGCGACCAAATACATTGCGACCACATTCGGCGTCGGGTTCACACCGATCCCTTTTTCCGATGCGACTGTCCTGGTGCCGATGCAGATCGGCATGCTGGCCCACATCACCGCCATCTTCGGCATTTCGATGGACAAAGCCGCCATCACCAGCGTGATCGGCGCTGTCGGCGGAACAGGCGGAGCCACGTATTTAGGGCGGTACATCGTCTCCAACCTGCTGAAGCTGATGCCCGGTGCGGGAACGATCGTCGGCGGGGTCATCAGCGGCACGACGGCTGCCGTGCTGACGACTGCGTTGGCGATGAGCTACATCGAGGTGTTGATGGTCGTGGCAAAAGGTGAAAAGGACGGCAAGTATCCGGACCTCAGCAACATCGAGACGCTGATGCGCGAAAAAATGCAGGAACGCCTCAAAATGGGAACCAAGGACCAGGACTTCAAAGAAGTATTGGACAATCTGAAGAAGAGCAAGCCATTGAAAAAATGGCTGAAAAAATAG